In Phoenix dactylifera cultivar Barhee BC4 chromosome 1, palm_55x_up_171113_PBpolish2nd_filt_p, whole genome shotgun sequence, the genomic stretch TaatatgtaatgtaatatataatTTGCATACATCATTATATAACATTCTTGTCAGCACATGAATTAATGCAAGTACTTACTTACTATTCATGTTTTCCAACAAAAAGTAATTTGGAAGCATCTGAAGGGACTTTCCTTTAATACTTCTATTTCTTTGGGATATATGTAGTTACTTCCATCTTAAATTTGAACTCCTCCAACATGAGTTCACACTTTGACACGAGAGACTCACGAACAGTATCTTCCTTTGGCAGGGTGTAGTACATATTGCAATGCAAGAAATATAGCTATCATTCATGTTTTCCAACAAAAAGCAATATGCAAACATCCGGAAGGGCttttctatcataatttatTTCTGTAGGAGATATATGCAGTAATCCATCTGAAGTTTGAAAGAATTCACACTTTTATACAAGAGAATCTTAAAATATCTTCCTTCGATCTGGAGTTGAACGTAATAATCATCAACTTGGCACTAGTCACGGCTTGCAGCTTTTCGTGATCGCATTTAATTTGTTGCCAAAAACTGACAAAGACTGTTTGGAAACATGAAGATCCAAACCCCCAGTCTGGATCCGTTTGATTGGACTTGTGGTCTAATTAGCTTCTGCGGATCTAACTCAGGAACTCGACTAAGCTTCTGGATGGATCTGCGGTCTAATCAGGCGCGGTTTCTGAATGGAAAAATAACTTTATAATCTCTGTATCTCGTGTTTCATATTGTATAATTGTATCATACTGGTATCATTTAGAGTTGCCTAGGCGTATATGCTCACCATAATCTGTAATTTAACTAAATTTCTAGGGCAGTTCTTCATCTTCCCAAGTTTCCACCTTAGCTGCTTATCCTACCTAGAAATGGTGGGGGAAgtagttagtggttagaagcaTGTAAGGCCAAGCTTAGATGTTGGGGAAGTAGCCTTCGCCATCAAACATCATTATCCATACAGGATCAACTTGGGAAAATATCTCGTCTTAACTTCAACACTTTGATTGAGTAGGAAAGAGAACAAACAGTTGGATGTGAATTGACAAGGATCATCCCTTAGTTGGCCAGATTTAATCGGCAGTTTTCATTTTCTAATCTCCCAGTCCACACAGCAGAAAAGGAAATTGAACAACAGTCAGTGGAGATCCATCGATAGACAATTTCGTATAACCAATATCATACAATATGTCGATGAAGCTCCAAATTAGATAGAGGTCAAAAACAGTTGTCAGAAATCTACTATTTTTTAACCCATTGAAAATCTCTGTAGTCCATCTCCTCAATGTCTTCACCTATGGGGTTGGGGGAATCTAAACTCAAGTTGCGCGCCGTCCAGTTTCATCAGTGATTATGGTAATCTGTGTGCCTTTCAGGCTGTCCTCTACCGATGAGTCTTTGATGTCTCTGGCATCTCATTGCAGTGGATGGTGTGCCATGTTGGCCTTTCTTGTTGAAATATCCTGCCATGGAGATCAcaagagcaatcaaaataagaaatgtGCTTCCCATTCCAGGTTTCCAAGTATATTACCAATTAGTCGCTGTTTCCCCAATATTTTAACGCTCGACTTTCTCATACAATCACAAAAGCAGTTCAAAGCAATCTACTGGTTTGGAATCACACGAAAGGACATTAGAAGGGTGTTGAGACTTACGGGTGCTTGCAAAGCGTTGGGCATTGAACAGTGACAACATACTTGCAAGTAGAGATCTCTTTGATTGAACTGATCACTGCCGCAGGCTCCGAGCATACAAACCTAACCtgcaaagagaggagagagtatATGTGAGAAACAAGCCAGAGGAATTACACAGATTATTATGATGCAAGCTGAGCATTTATGTACCTCAGTTTCTCGAGGTTGATTTGTAAGGTCACAAATGGTTCCATTTGTATATTGATGAGCAAGATACCTGATCAAATTTTCTAAAGGATCAGCTGATCATTTTATTTTCCTCtcatttatttcattatttttcttctcctcttcatttttctacttgaacaaataaggtGGGTCCAACTTATAACATCAAGACTGCCCATAAAGGAAGTAGTTCTACCTTTGAGCAGCATCTTTGGAACGAGGATCTTTAAACATGGAAACACCAGAACGGTTCTGGTTAAAAGCAGCTGTTGCCTCAGGGTCAAAGACACCCAAAACAAATTCTTGAACAGCCTGATAAAACGAAGCAATTTATTTCATATAATTTTGTGCCAGCATATACAGTCCCACGTTAAGAGAAAATGTTATTAATAGAGCTTACAGCATCAGATACATGGTGGCATCTATTGGAATTTGTTTTGGATgacatagaaaagaaaaataatagccAACTTAGAGAAAAATGACCAAAACTGTGAGGACCTGAATTTTAATTTGGTGAGAAGCCTTCAGTAATATGATTTATaagctatataaaattatatcatAGATCACAAAAAATCACTTTGATGAACAGAAATTTAAGACCAGCACTGAATGCACCAGGGACAAAGAAATATAACAAACATACAGTAGAGATGAGGCCACATAACTTCCATCTGAACGTTGCAAATTGATACACCTAGAATACTGAAATACGTTGCATCTCAAAACTGGCCAACCATGAACTGATACGTCAGTTATTCTTTACTCACGTGAAAAATAATTGTGGGTTCTCCAAGTGCAAGTGGTCTTAACAAGGCTGGGTTACTACAGTAAAGGACAGTTCTGAGGCTAGAATTGAGACGACTAGTAAACATCGCTTTTGGTGACTTAACAAGACAGGGGCCTATCAATAAATAATCTCATGGTATGGGTAGGGCATGATTTTGACCTTGCTATATAATTATGTCAATTTGTAAAAGAGCAGAGGAAAGAACTTAACAGAATCTCTGGTGCATCCATTTGACATTATTTTTCTGGTCCCGCACAGGAAGTTTTTTGATCTAGAGAGCTCACAAATACCACAAGAAATCAGCAGCTTACTTTATCATCTTCCACATGAAGCTGTCGCAAATGTTTCTGGTAACAGATTTCATAAGACCACCAACCTTCATGCTGCAAAAGACATGATAatgtaagaaaatttttaacaaAAGCTCTGTCCAAAAGAATTGTCAAGATATTTATCTAGGGAACCCTCACTCTGTACAAGCACTTGTCTTTTAGAACATCAATTAACTCATCTGGTGTCTTCAACTTGACCCACTGGTCACTTTCTAAAATGATATTGCTTGAATTCATTGGGGCAATGGACCTCCCTGTTTTGGTTTCCTCAACAAAAGGCAAGAAACACATGTAACTTTGCCCCTCCTTATTGGACATCATCAACGACACCTGGTCATTCTCCTGCACAACAATCTCATCCATATCACTATTTGTCCTAGCTACTAACATAAACATTATTCTAATGAAATTGATCTGAACAACACAGTCAACATCTcccaacaaagaaaaggaaaatatgAGCTTACAGCAGTCAGGTGGTAAAATTAGGGGCCAAATCATAGTAACCCTAATAATTACACagaggaaaagggaggggggggTGCATAATTTTTTCAACAAAACAATTTCTAGCTCTTGACATAGGCAACACGTCAATAACAAGCCTGAAAGGGCTTTTCCGGTATATATAAATATCAATTATTCACTATCAAAAGAACCAGTACTCATAACTAACTATGCAGACTATAATATATGCAGTACTGTATAAGATAAAAACCATCCTCTTTTACCTCCATGTCTTCACCTGGAAATTCAGATTGTAGGATATCAAATTGCAACTTCCCCCAGTGCATATAATCCAAACTCAAAATTTTACTTTATTTGTTTCATCTATTAATTACTTTAACTCATCCCAAAAGGACAATGAAAACTTATAGCCAAGCTTCAGGTTTCAAGAATCTCAATTTAATTTTCACTTACATATTTTAATTCATCGTTATATATTTGATTCCTATCTGCTGAATAACTTCTTGATACATgtgaaatataaaaatatgacatgaagtattgaAAACAAACGGGATGATTCCCAGTTGGCATATATGACACCAATTGGTATCAAGCTAGAGTAGAGATACAATTATCTTTTCCAACAACTGTAGACAGACTTCATAATTTATAGTTGATGTTCAAATCATCTAAAAACACTGAACTAGCGAAAGCTATATAAATATACTCACAGGATGAAAAGGGGACTCTGCTGTATGAAACTCAGCCTTGTATTTTGGCTCACGAGAACTCCGACCAAATGGAATACCTAATAGGCAAGATATAAAAAGCAATGAATTAATCTCTATGAACATGCCGCATAAAACCTATACTATGGTAGAAACAGTGATGATGTCCCACATAGACATGAATATGGTTATCAGACATGAAAAACTCCAATTTCCATCTAAAAGAAGCATGTATTTGTAATTCTGGTTTGTGTTTGCTTGTATGAACACAATCAAACTGATATGAGGGAGCacatttttgaactaaaatcaTGAGAAATTTAAAACTAGAACTATATTTTTCATCTCAAATTCTAGGAAAAATAAACATTAAGGACACGTTCTCAAGCAGAAGCACAGTAAAATCAGCTATACTTAATGTCACCAAGAGACATTGTTCGTTAGCTCAAAGACTAGATCACTTCCATCTGAAACTCCAAATATGTACTTAGCAATAATATCTTGCGGTGTTGTTAAAAGCTTACCTAGGCACCTAATTTGGTCAGACTGCATAGGCCAAGCCTGCTTAAATCCTACTTTAAGAGTTCCTTTTCCCATTTTCTTTCCCTATTCAAGCCTCATATAGGACATGTGGGAGGCCAGTGAAAACTACCATAAACCTAGTAGCAGCCATTGGGCTCATCAACAACTACTAAGGACAGCCTAGCAACGGCTGCAATGGCCAGCACTAGTCCTAATGTTgtgtaatttttcttctttcttctccttcttcagaccaatcttcaacttcttattctCCTTCCTCTGAATTTTTCATCTTCTATTTCCTATCTCCTCTTCACCTAGCCATCCTTTCCccctttttcctctctctctctctctctctctctctctgcttaCTAGCTCCTATCTCGGTTGCCTCCTCCTTGACGGTTGCTGGCTGCAGCCCTGTAGCTTGTTCGCTGCTGATTCCAGCCATCATCGTCCTCCTTTTAGCTACCTAGCTATGTTCTATAACTTGTTGGCTGCTGCAATGGCTGCTCTCCTTCTTGTGGATTTTGATCTTTGGATGTTTTAGTACAAAAAACAGGTTTCATGATACTAGATATGGTAGAAAGAAATAATCTATGTGAGATATATGGGCATGCTTATTTATGCATATGATTAAATCTATGCATATTTAAAAGCTTGGAGCGCTATCCTCCCTAGACGGCTGCTTAGGCCGTATAGGGAGTCCACTGATTAGCCTCGCCTCAGCAGTTGGACAGGTATCTTGACAattcattcatatatcattttGCAATAATCATAGTAAACTAATTCAGAGTACTTGGTAATATGCATATCTGGAAGAAAAGTCATAAAGAAGGCATAAATGGTCATTGCATGCAAATACCAACAAGGCAAGCAAACACATCCAACAAATTTGACAATGTAACTAAAGAAAGACCAAAATGAGTTACTTGCAACTACTCGAAGTGGAAATCCTTGACCTCATGATTGCAAACAATATTCTCGAATGTACTACAGGGTCAACCTTTAGTCATATTAACAGTTTAAGCAGCCCAAATGATAGTCCAACATGTGGCAACACTTTCAAATGATGACTATAAAAAGGAATTTATTAGGAAATGCAAAATATAAGCATGATGCAGTCTTAAggaactatttttgaaaaattaatttgattcaAATTTCCTGGTACTAGGAGCACAAGGGGAACGTACATAAAAAAACATGGGAAACCATGGAAAAACAGAACTGCCTATCAATCAATGAAAAAATCGGGATATGGCCTCTCATGCCTCTCTCTCACTTCAACTtcatccttttctttgagaaaataAGGTTGATAAAAAGGCCACTGCCTCAGCATCTAGGCAAACAAACTACCTAGGGCCTTGTGCTTTCCAAGGATTTCAGGTGAGGTGGCATCCTAGAGAACTAGCTTGCCCAAGGTCTACATTTTTGGTACCAGTTACCATGCTGGTTGGTAACCATATGATATAATACCAAACTGTACCATAACAACACTCAGCACGGTCTGCATATCGGTTCAATATTGGTGCATCTTttctagtttttcttttttcttttttgttttgaagGATTATTTTAATGTTTATGGTTGTTTAAATGATGATTTCAAGGGTATTTTGATGTTATTTTATGTTTACATTGACCTCGATAGACCATATGATGGTATAATGAATGTAATTACaatatatttaacatagatAATGGATATTTCTGATCttgaaaatacatatataaaattGATTTGAACTACAATATATGTACCGACATCTAGTTCTCCGTGGAGTGTCTATGCCACTCATATATATTGGGTTCTTAATCACAGTTGAAGCCCGGGATCTGACTCCAACCTAGATACTTTGCCCATCCCTCCATGCCATAATCCAAACCTTCTAGATAGCCACCCTAATACTAATCCCCTATCTGATATTGGGCTAGCCATCCTATCTCAGGGAAGATCACAGCAGCGAAATTTGAGCCATAATCTAACTAAGACTATGGAGGGCAGTAGTTGCTCGAAATATGATGTTAGATAAGTAATATCCATATTGATCATACCCTAGTTGTGCAGAATAAGATCCAATATACCATGCAGATCCAAACATACCTAGGGAATCTACTCCGCATGCTAGATCATCTAATAGTAACATCGTGTCTTGAACCACCTCGAGGGACCCATCTTTTATATGCTACCATAACCTCATGGGCTCTACATCGTACATCATAGTCTTTATTCAATGTGGCATAAGTGAACTGCGATTCATTGATGAGTTGACTAAAATCATAAGGACATTTCCTACAAGCAGCCACATCGGAAAAACCACCATCTACATAATGCTTCAATCTCATCATCCCTCCCCCTCCACTTTGCATTGGTTTATTTGCACCACCAGTGGTACCAACTCATGAATGTCAATCTCCTTTTCTATCTTCCTTTTTGGATCCCTTTCTGCAAGTTTGACGAACACACATCATAAACCATCTCATTGACTACCATAAATTATGTAAAGTGAATATAAACTTTTTTAAAgagtaaataaattttatatttttagaaaaattaagaattttgtaatttAATTTCACTTCAAGTATgtaataatttataatattatgtaAAGCTAAGCTCATTTTCCTAGAAAATATACCCCAGTCACCAATATATTACCATAATTTTCATGATTGTTAGAtgaattaataatttttaattaataaattatataaaattaaatttatattgTAATGCAAAAAAATAGTTGGGTTTTTTGCATGATACCCTCCCAAATATCGAATTTTACATgaatatcctttcaaaattgatatttgcacatATACCCtggtaaaatatttgttttgttaTTCTACCCCTTTTTTAATCcgtatttttgcatatatacccgcGCCATCTAACGTTGTTAAAGAATtagcggtttcaaattaaaatgactaaaatacccttaatggatAGAAgtgcaaaaagaaacatttataagctGATCGCGACGgaggacaaaaaagtaatttcaaaattttattttatttttaattaaaataaatatgattttttattaatggtgttagaaaaaatagttatattaggggcatttgtgcaaaaatagtgttttatgagggtacagaaataaatataaattttaagagggtatttatgcaaatttgaatttttagaagggtatttatgcaaaaaattcCAAAAGAGTTGAATTGCTTCAAGCGATATGTctgcattatatatatatatatatattactaatCTTTCATAAATTTCaatgttttaaaatattttttattaatttttagatgataaattaatatttaattataaaatatctaaaaaattaattttaatccgGATTAATGTAGAACCTATTAAGGGTACCACATATATTTTTTCAGCTTATGAGTACGCATTAATCATCactaaatttgaaatttatttgaATCCGAGCTTAGATTCGGGTAGCCATAATCATGcccaaatttaaataaattgctAGCAAAATAGCAAAGTAATATGATACTCCCAAATATGCTaccattttttatattttttttgaattttattttatttattattattttttgatcaaaaaatatgttttaatatgaaaaattacatgatcaTCGAAAAATCATGATTTCTTCTTCAGTGCAAAGATCATTCTTAAATCTACAGTATATCATGATATGATTTCtccttattttttcctttttttgcctATTTTAGGtatcagaagaaaaaaagagaatggGATAATAGAGGGGGTTATACCTGATCTCGGAGGAATTTAGCCTCAAATCCGGCAAGAAAACCCTTTCCCCTTCATTTTatcttggattgttttccgaatAAGATAAGGTAAAGAAGGCATGAGAGGTCTTCTCTACCTCCCTGCCAATAACTGGGGTAGTAAGGGGCCCAAACTATCCTTAAATAAGTGGACCCAAGTGGTTCCATTTGGTTCAGCCTGGTTCGAACCTCTTACGAGCCAAACCACCAAATCGTCCAGGTAACCAACAGGTTTGGTATTGTACATTCTGAACCAGGCAGTTCAGGCTGATTTGGCCAACCTTGAGCTTGGCCCTTGGGTGGTATTTGGCCAACTAAAGGCTCAAGtaggttccttgatccttggttaatttaagaaattaaatttttaactcaTTCCTACCAACTAAATATCTATTAGTGGAAGAGAGACAAAAGCAAAGAGCATTATTATAAAGTGGAATGCATTTATCTAAGATCACACCGACTTCATCTAATTGATAACACTCATTGATTAAtacttgaaattattttttgttgATTCCCTTAACActtccattatgtgattaaaaaAATGGGTTAACATAAGGAAAGAAGCTTGAGGGAGGGGGAAAGGAAGAAGTTGAACAACGGGATGAGCATTCTGGCAAGGTTTGTCCAGTCTTTTGTCCCCCACATCTGTCTGTTTCCCTATGaaactcctttttttctttccttttgccTTTTTGATCCCTTGTCCATCCCTCTTGCTTGGTTTTATCCCCTACAGTCGCTATGCTACATGTAAATATTAACCAACTGGTGAGTCACTTATCAACTCCAATTATCCACCaccttcttttatttatttttcctctTTTGTCGCCTAAGTTTCTTCTCTATGCATCTGCATATGAAAACATACCaattttctccaaaaaaaataatcttattatttttatgaattttttaCTCAATTAGCCAGCTTGGTTGAAGAGGCATTGCACCTAGGCCTCCAGGACTAGACAACTTCTTCACAAAGGTTGTCGCTCCCTAGGACAACCTAGCCAGTTGGACAACTTCTTATCTTACTTGCATCCTTCTTTGGTATCAATTATTGTTTTCATGCCTACATTGCAAGGTACAATGGCTATtgacttttcttcttgtttgttGTTTGTTTGTGGGTTTATATAAATCTTAGAATAAGTATCATTAAGATAAGTAAGCACTTCCTTATTACTTATAAATCTTACAATAAGTACCATAAACATAAGCAAGCACTTTCGTATTACTTCACACAAAACAAACTTTGCTCGGATGCAAAACATACCTCAAAGGCAACTTAATATAGTTCGACTGCATATCTTTTGATCAGGGCCaagtttaaaacttttaaaacctacAGTCGCAAAAACATTTTAACATAGGTGAGGAGTGAAGATATCCTTAGACAAGCTCTGCATATTTTGGACCATAATTAACAGCACTATTAGAACAGCAATCATCTATAATCTTCTGGATTAGAATGTTGATCATAATTTTGCAGAGTAAGGTACTGTCATAATTTTGAATTGGACACTATGACAGAAGCACCATTGTCACCCTTCCAATTATTCAACATAGTCATGATCTGGGGTGCAATTAGTTTACAGGGGTCCTATACATAGTCTAGTTCAGTCAACTAAGAAGTTTAGGACCTTCAAGGCACAAACTTCtcaattaagattttcaaagtaGTTAATATAAAAgtgatatttcttctatttaAATAAGTAAAGGCAGGATAATCTACTAGAACAGGCAATACTTACAAAGTAGGAGAATTAGGTAGTTTGATAGAAATGActtttcacaattagaaacagCATGATGATTCAAGGGACCCTCTCCATATTCTTAGTAATTTAGGTGGTTTTTAGTAGATCCATTCTaacaatttaaagttatatgccTATAATGTATATAACTAGTCGTTCAGTTTTCTTGCTCTATGCCATTGATTTGGATGGCAACCAAGGTAATAAAAATGTATCACTTTGTGGTACTTTTCACGAGAGTgaattcttgaattaacctagaAATGGAAGTCTGATGGAGTTATTACCCAAAATTGTGTGTTTATTTCCTCCCAACGTCCAATCATAAACATGGCTGAAATAAATTTCTATTTGATCATGTACAATGACAGCTATTTTGATTACAAATTCCAATTATGATTATAATTCCCAACATAGAGAAGCTTCAGTTCAAAATCGAACCTTTACATAAATCAAAACTATCATAGATAGACGCCCCATAGCACATCAAAAGCCAAGGAAAATCCAACTTTGCAAAAACCAGTTCAATTCTTCCGGCAGAAAACCTTTTCTCATAGGAATTGAAATCTAACCGTTCAAAGTATATAATTTAAGGGGAAAGGAAGGCATGAAAAGGGTTGACCAAATACCGGAAGTCGATACGAAGATCCCTGCGGAAACAGCGTTGCAGAAGAGATCGTGGGGtgagagaaggagaaagaagaggaagccgGCGAAGAATTTCGCGGCTACCATCGAAGGGAGAAGAGTGCTTCTAGCCTCCGGCTTCGTTGGGATCTCTCTCGGCGACAGGGCGTCAAAGCCGCGAGGTGGCGGCTGAGGTGGAGTGGATcggcggcggaggcggagcAGACGCCTCGGAACCGGAAAGAGGAAGCCTCGTGAACGCGGAGGTGGTCTTGGGGATGGAGTCAAGGAGGAAGACCCGCGAAATCGGCGAAAGCTGCCGACCTATTATGAAGACTTATATCTAGTTtttggtttttattttttatttttttttttcatgaaggacatccccaaattgatatttgcatatgtacgctcgtaaaatacttattttgttattctactttttttttttaatttttatttctatatatatatccataccATATAATACCGTTGAAAAATtaacaattttaaattaaaataactaaaatattcttaacggATACACATGCAAGAAAAAACATTTATAAAGTGATTGTAATGGAagacaaaaaataattttaaaattttattttatttttaattaaaataaatataatttttattaacggGGTATTTgtgcaaaataatattttataaggatacagaaataaatataaatttaagaaaGTATTCGcgcatatttaaatttttagaagaatattcatgcaaaaaattctaTAACTTTCTACTGCTGACTTTATAACTTTTTGCCACTTCGGGGCTCATGTATTTAATTTATGATGGTAACTACCAAATAATTATCCTTGATATAAAAGCGAAAAAGttgtattttattaaaatataatatataggaTACATtaagtattaaaaataataaataaataattttggaaaaaaaatatagcatgtatcatgaCGCACATACTATTTAGTTTTTGCATATTCTGGATGGGCATTGGTGCTTTTGGAAGCAGTGAAATCGAGTGTTTGACTTAAACTCATGAATTTATTTTGTAAAACATTGAATATGATTAACTAAGCAACATTtagttaatttaatatttttgattgtTTTGATAATCAGGCCTAATGATCATGTAGCCACCAGTAGTTTAGCATCTCTCATAGTTAGTATATTGAGGATTActactaaaattttaaaattttaacaaTAAAAATCAATGAAGgcaaaaagaaaatagatacaGGTAGATTCTCCATTCTTCTAACCTTAAAGTATACCGTACAAGGCTAATTTATAAGATACGATTTCAAAGTCCAAATACACTTAAAACTAAAATATGTTAATAAATttctaagaaaaataaaaatataataatataaaaaaagggGCATCTCCAGAAAGTATGGAATGTCTCACCATGTCGAGTGCCAGGATAAGACAAGATGCAGTGCATTTTGTTCCATGAAAAATCTAAAGGCAGTTCTGCCTAGCAAGATATgaatatttgattaaaataaattatttagcAAAGTTTTAAgacaaaaatacaaaaatatattgaaaaaaaaGCATCTGAGACTGAGGGGCATCTAGATCTCATACCATTCCGGGATGAAACTGTTATGGTTGGTAGCAATATTTAAGCTCTTGATTGAGCTTGATATAAAATAGGCAATAGCTTCCTGTACAGGACACACAAGATTTTGTTGCTTAAATGCAAGATTCAGTTGGCTTCTGCATTAATCTATggccatttttcttttctttttttgggtctATTTCACTATATGCTTTTTGTTTGGTGACATCcataagcattttttttttttttttggtacaaataaGCATGTGATTAATGGTTTGTAGCTTTGCTACCCATAGATGGAGGAAGCAGCAACTCTTTTAATTTCCTAATTGCAAATTGCTTATCTTAATTTCAAACACTTTGGCTAAGCCTCTTTGCTCTACCATTTTGCTTATACATGCATGCAAGAAATACCGTACCATGCCAAACCGTTTGATTTGGGGTATACCAAACTGTACCAGAGTGATTAGCATGATTCTGCCCCTTAGGTTGAGAAACCagtgaggaagaggaagaggaagggagggagaggaaaggaggaggaagggaggcagggagaggaaaggaggaggaagaggaagaggaagggagggagaggaaaggaggaggaagggaggcagggagaggagaggaggggtgagagagagagagagagagagagagagagagagagagagggaggcttAGTTGCATATATTGTTTTATTAGAAAACTCTCGATATTGTTTATACATGTTCTAAATTTTGCTTCTTATGTTTTAAATATTACTTACATAGGCTACTGAAATAAGAACATTGGTGAGTATAACAGTGCTGTTTGGGTTAAGTCTATTTATATTTAGTGGTAAAAAATTATCTAATTCttgtagaaaaggaaaaaaagaactatattgaaattttatatattataattatttttcttgcaaaatctctatttttaattaattatataagcATGATATAATTTTGTAAAATAGTGTTCTTATAACACAATTAGACACAATGAAATGATGCCATATAAATATCACTATATAGTTAATTTGAATTTAGGCTTCCTAACTTTCCCAAGCTTTTATAGATCACATGAAACCCTATGCATCACCTCACTCTTTATTCAATGAATTAGGAAACCTATGCGTGAGTATGATTTATTGAGGAGTATGTTTTATTGATGTCTCCCATATTTATTGGG encodes the following:
- the LOC120111695 gene encoding LOW QUALITY PROTEIN: protein OS-9 homolog (The sequence of the model RefSeq protein was modified relative to this genomic sequence to represent the inferred CDS: inserted 1 base in 1 codon) gives rise to the protein MVAAKFFAGFLFFLLLSPHDLFCNAVSAGIFVSTSGIPFGRSSREPKYKAEFHTAESPFHPENDQVSLMMSNKEGQSYMCFLPFVEETKTGRSIAPMNSSNIILESDQWVKLKTPDELIDVLKDKCLYRHEGWWSYEICYQKHLRQLHVEDDKAVQEFVLGVFDPEATAAFNQNRSGVSMFKDPRSKDAAQRYLAHQYTNGTICDLTNQPRETEVRFVCSEPAAVISSIKEISTCKYVVTVQCPTLCKHPIFQQERPTWHTIHCNEMPETSKXSSVEDSLKGTQITIITDETGRRAT